A region of Schistosoma mansoni strain Puerto Rico chromosome 1, complete genome DNA encodes the following proteins:
- a CDS encoding putative DNA-binding protein rfxank, whose amino-acid sequence MAAQGELLLLQREIESRNFNLDIPDNQGFTPLLWACANGQKAAVELLVFYGANIILSGDNGETGLLLAASRGHFDVVLYLLKAGCPVDLSDELCNTALMFAAYNNNAAIVSLLLDWGAAITSINADGWTALDSFIRRGSRASQRIIEKHILSLLQTH is encoded by the exons ATGGCTGCTCAGGGTGAGCTGTTGTTGCTTCAAAGGGAAATAGAAAGTCGGAACTTCAATCTAGATATCCCAGATAACCAG GGATTTACGCCACTGTTATGGGCTTGTGCTAATGGACAGAAAGCTGCAGTGGAGTTACTCGTTTTCTATGGTGCAAATATCATTCTATCTGGAGATAACGGAGAGACAGGACTGCTCTTAGCTGCTAGCCGCGGTCACTTTGATGTGGTTCTTTACTTGCTCAAAGCTGGATGCCCAGTAGATCTATCTGACGAGCTGTGCAATACTGCATTAATGTTCGCAGCCTATAACAATAATGCCGCAATTGTGTCTTTGTTACTCGATTGGGGTGCTGCTATTACTTCTATAAATGCAGACGGGTGGACAGCACTAGATTCTTTTATACGACGAGGCTCACGTGCCAGCCAACGTATAATTGAGAAGCATATTTTATCCCTGTTGCAAACTCATTAG
- a CDS encoding der1-like protein, derlin, translated as MDIISQEISNTPPVTSAYISTCFLLTVAVQLNLISPFQLYFNPSLIANNFQLWRLVTSFCFFGSFNFSFLFNILFAYRYCRMLEETWYSTKTADFVMMFLFCGTLTIIIALFVNMLFLSHVLTMMLVYVWSRRNPLVRLNIFGIIEVNAPYLPWVFFAFSFLLGNNMMVDLIGIFVGHLYYFLEDVYPNQVNGFRILRTPEFMKYLFNRRQINRDYEPLPEVGRPGGFNWNGRE; from the exons ATGGATATAATATCTCAAGAGATTTCAAATACTCCTCCTGTCACGTCTGCATACATATCAACGTGTTTTCTACTAACAGTTGCAGTT CAACTCAACTTAATTTCGCCTTTTCAATTATACTTCAATCCGTCGTTAATAGCGAACAACTTTCAG TTATGGAGGCTGGTTACATCGTTTTGCTTCTTCGGATCGTTTAATTTCagctttctttttaatattCTGTTCGCTTATCGATACTGTCGTATGTTGGAAGAAACCTGGTACAGTACGAAAACTGCCGACTTCGTCATGATGTTTCTGTTTTGTGGAACCCTCACGATA ATAATCGCCTTGTTTGTTAACATGCTGTTTCTCAGTCATGTCTTGACAATGATGCTAGTCTACGTCTGGAGTAGAAGAAATCCATTAGTGAGGCTAAACATATTTGGGATTATAGAAGTAAATGCTCCGTACCTTCCCTGGGTGTTCTTTgcgttttcttttcttcttggGAATAATATGATGGTTGATCTAATTG GTATCTTTGTTGGTCATCTTTATTATTTCCTCGAAGACGTATATCCTAACCAAGTGAATGGATTCCGAATACTCCGTACACCTGAATTTAT GAAATATTTGTTCAATAGACGACAAATTAATCGTGACTATGAGCCTCTTCCAGAAGTGGGAAGACCTGGAGGCTTCAATTGGAATGGTCGGGAGTGA